A single Cottoperca gobio chromosome 3, fCotGob3.1, whole genome shotgun sequence DNA region contains:
- the cmtm4 gene encoding CKLF-like MARVEL transmembrane domain-containing protein 4, which produces MRTTEEAEGFDGEASNTSMISGASSPYQPTTEPVHSRNVLGGIRCDMEYLKSYFGILKVVEVVLSLIGFICIETIMMCSPCGGVYFFEFVSCSAFVVTGVLLIIFSLNLHTKVLQVNWSLTDLVNTAASTFFFFLSSLVLACINHNTGAEIAAVIFGFLVTGVYGVNTFLAVRRWRRGNGCQGAAPTSEYMRARTASRGEMEARPELA; this is translated from the exons ATGAGGACCACCGAGGAGGCAGAGGGCTTTGACGGCGAGGCCTCCAACACTTCCATGATCTCCGGGGCCAGCAGTCCGTATCAACCCACCACTGAGCCCGTCCATTCAAGGAACGTTTTGGGGGGGATAAGGTGCGACATGGAGTACCTAAAGTCATACTTTGGGATTTTAAAGGTGGTTGAAGTG GTCCTATCACTTATTGGATTCATCTGCATAGAGACTATCATGATGTGTTCTCCCTGTGGAGGGGTCTACTTCTTCGAGTTCGTCAGCTGCAGTGCCTTCGTGGTGACAGGAGtcctcctcatcatcttcaGCCTCAATCTGCACACCAAGGTGCTCCAGGTCAACTGGAGCCTCACG GACCTGGTTAACACGGCTGCCagcaccttcttcttcttcttgtcgtCTCTCGTGTTGGCCTGCATCAACCACAACACTGGAGCTGAAATAGCAGCAGTG ATCTTTGGCTTCCTGGTGACAGGTGTGTACGGAGTGAACACCTTCCTGGCAGTACGGAGGTGGCGTCGTGGCAATGGGTGTCAGGGGGCGGCTCCGACCAGCGAGTACATGCGAGCGCGCACGGCTTCTCGTGGAGAAATGGAGGCCAGACCGGAGCTTGCATGA